From a single Micromonospora pallida genomic region:
- a CDS encoding APC family permease, which produces MERLARRLGVADAVVIGLGSMLGAGVFVVFAPAAAAAGGAGLLLAVALAGFVAFCNATSSARLAARYPESGGTYVYGRERLGPYAGFLAGWGFVVGKTASCAAMALTIGAYLWPEQARLVAVVAVVAVTGVNLRGIGKTATATKILLGVVLAVLALVAATGLGAVSPPRLDGLDGSARGVLTAAGLLFFAFAGYARIATLGEEVRDPERTIPRAVPLALGIVLAIYLILATVTLGVLGTEALAGSAAPLVDVVTAAGLPGLAWVVRAGATVAVTGVLLSLVAGVGRTTLAMARHRDLPAALAAVHPRFRVPHRAELAVAAVVILVVLLFDVRGAIGFSSCTVLVYYAITNASALTLGREPGRRLPLRTLAVAGLAGCLVLAVNLPLSSVLAGFGVLALGTLWYALRPRRPA; this is translated from the coding sequence GTGGAGCGACTGGCGCGACGACTGGGCGTGGCCGACGCCGTGGTCATCGGTCTGGGGTCGATGCTCGGCGCAGGCGTCTTCGTCGTCTTCGCGCCAGCCGCAGCCGCAGCCGGTGGCGCGGGCCTGCTGCTCGCGGTGGCCCTGGCCGGCTTCGTCGCGTTCTGCAACGCGACCAGCTCGGCCCGGCTCGCCGCCCGCTACCCCGAATCCGGCGGCACCTACGTGTACGGGCGGGAACGGCTCGGACCGTACGCCGGGTTCCTCGCCGGCTGGGGGTTCGTGGTCGGCAAGACGGCAAGCTGCGCGGCGATGGCGCTGACCATCGGGGCGTACCTCTGGCCGGAGCAGGCGCGGCTCGTCGCGGTCGTCGCGGTCGTGGCGGTGACCGGGGTGAACCTGCGCGGCATCGGCAAGACCGCCACCGCGACGAAGATCCTGCTCGGTGTGGTGCTGGCGGTGCTGGCCCTGGTCGCGGCGACCGGCCTCGGCGCGGTCTCGCCACCCCGCCTGGACGGCCTGGACGGTTCGGCTCGGGGCGTACTCACCGCCGCCGGGCTGCTCTTCTTCGCGTTCGCCGGGTACGCCCGGATCGCCACCCTCGGTGAGGAGGTGCGCGACCCGGAGCGCACCATCCCCCGCGCGGTGCCGCTGGCGCTGGGCATCGTGCTGGCGATCTACCTGATCCTGGCGACGGTGACGCTCGGCGTGCTCGGGACCGAGGCGCTGGCCGGATCCGCCGCGCCACTGGTCGACGTGGTCACCGCCGCCGGGCTGCCCGGCCTGGCCTGGGTGGTCCGCGCCGGGGCGACCGTCGCGGTAACCGGGGTGCTGCTCTCCCTGGTGGCCGGGGTCGGCCGGACCACGCTGGCGATGGCCCGCCACCGCGACCTGCCCGCCGCGCTGGCCGCCGTACACCCCCGGTTCCGGGTGCCGCACCGCGCCGAGTTGGCCGTCGCCGCCGTGGTGATCCTGGTGGTGCTGCTCTTCGACGTACGGGGGGCGATCGGTTTCTCCTCCTGCACGGTGCTGGTCTACTACGCGATCACGAACGCCTCGGCGTTGACGTTGGGCCGCGAGCCCGGCCGCCGACTGCCGCTCCGGACGCTGGCGGTGGCGGGGCTGGCCGGTTGCCTGGTGCTCGCGGTCAACCTGCCGCTCTCCAGCGTGCTCGCCGGATTCGGCGTCCTTGCCCTCGGCACCCTCTGGTACGCCCTCCGCCCCCGCCGCCCCGCCTGA
- a CDS encoding phosphatase PAP2 family protein encodes MPQLRPVRPAGWWFDVLLLAGLVAITAALAAGHLFGLDRAVADWAAAHRPPVAHWTAVVFNYLGQGLPLTLLTAGMGVLIAVRLRSVRAVLPTVLAFGLTYVTIGPLKVWTARPAPSASVKDPFLPPEQTLPLFQDELLLKYAQSYPSGHVANAIVWYGVLALLLAPLLRSFGRNVPPRVVTAVRVVPPVVVIFTTTYLGWHWLTDSVAGLLLGLLLDRILHRIPWDDVPLPKRLRTWDRPFLPHPR; translated from the coding sequence ATGCCGCAGCTCCGGCCGGTCCGCCCCGCTGGCTGGTGGTTCGACGTCCTGCTGCTGGCCGGGCTGGTGGCGATCACCGCCGCGCTCGCCGCCGGCCACCTCTTCGGCCTCGACCGGGCGGTCGCCGACTGGGCCGCCGCGCACCGGCCGCCGGTCGCGCACTGGACCGCGGTGGTCTTCAACTACCTCGGCCAGGGCTTGCCGTTGACACTGCTCACGGCCGGGATGGGTGTCCTGATCGCGGTCCGGCTCCGGTCGGTGCGCGCGGTGCTGCCGACCGTGCTGGCCTTCGGGCTGACGTACGTCACCATCGGCCCGCTGAAGGTGTGGACTGCCCGGCCCGCGCCGAGCGCCAGCGTCAAGGATCCGTTCCTGCCGCCCGAGCAGACGCTCCCCCTCTTCCAGGACGAACTGCTGCTGAAGTATGCCCAGTCGTACCCGTCGGGCCACGTGGCCAACGCGATCGTCTGGTACGGCGTACTGGCGTTGCTGCTCGCCCCGCTGCTGCGCAGCTTCGGCCGGAACGTGCCGCCCCGGGTGGTCACCGCGGTCCGGGTGGTACCGCCGGTCGTGGTCATTTTCACCACGACCTACCTGGGTTGGCACTGGTTGACGGATTCGGTGGCCGGGCTGCTGCTCGGGCTGCTGCTGGACCGCATCCTGCACCGGATCCCCTGGGACGACGTACCGCTGCCGAAACGCCTGCGGACCTGGGACCGTCCGTTCCTCCCGCACCCCCGGTAG
- a CDS encoding DUF4032 domain-containing protein produces the protein MRITSALVDPALLDLPWSTPLEEWPAEHLVALPQGISRHIVRFVRMGGYVYAVKETGERVAEREYDLLRALERIDFPAVEAVAIVADRQTPDGEPLDPVLITRHLQFSLPYRALFSNTLRPETLERLLDALAALIVRMHLTGFFWGDCSLSNTLFRRDAGAFAAYLVDAETGALRSSLSNGQRGEDLEIARVNIFGEALDLQAAGLLHESIDPEMVCEEVVQRYERLWHEITYEQQVERDARHDVERRIRRLNELGFDVAEVALSTLDGGRYLIRPKVVDAGYHTRRLLRLTGLDAEENQARRLLNDLDAYRAESDLIDEQQAAHRWVTEVFEPVVRAVPGHLRRKLEPQELFAQIIEHKWLLSERAGRDVGMGPAVQSFLNDVLVHRPDEQAVLGVDVADV, from the coding sequence GTGCGGATCACTTCGGCTCTCGTCGACCCGGCGCTGCTCGACCTGCCCTGGTCGACTCCGCTGGAGGAGTGGCCTGCCGAGCACCTGGTGGCCCTCCCCCAGGGAATCTCCCGGCACATTGTCCGTTTCGTCCGGATGGGCGGCTACGTCTACGCGGTCAAGGAGACCGGTGAGCGGGTCGCCGAACGCGAGTACGACCTGCTCCGGGCGTTGGAGCGGATCGATTTCCCGGCGGTGGAGGCGGTGGCGATCGTCGCCGACCGGCAGACCCCGGACGGAGAGCCGCTCGACCCGGTGCTGATCACCCGGCACCTCCAGTTCTCCCTGCCGTACCGGGCGCTGTTCTCGAACACCCTCCGTCCGGAGACCCTGGAACGGCTTCTCGACGCGCTCGCCGCGCTGATCGTCCGGATGCACCTGACCGGGTTCTTCTGGGGCGACTGCTCGCTGTCGAACACGCTGTTCCGGCGGGACGCCGGCGCGTTCGCCGCGTACCTCGTCGACGCCGAGACCGGGGCCCTGCGCAGTTCCCTCTCCAACGGCCAGCGGGGCGAGGACCTGGAGATCGCCCGGGTGAACATCTTCGGCGAGGCGCTGGACCTCCAGGCCGCCGGCCTGCTGCACGAGTCGATCGACCCGGAGATGGTCTGCGAGGAGGTCGTGCAGCGGTACGAACGCCTCTGGCACGAGATCACCTACGAGCAGCAGGTCGAGCGGGACGCCCGGCACGACGTCGAGCGGCGCATCCGCCGCCTCAACGAGCTGGGCTTCGACGTCGCCGAGGTGGCGCTGTCCACGCTCGACGGCGGGCGCTACCTGATCCGTCCGAAGGTGGTCGACGCCGGCTACCACACCCGGCGGCTGCTCCGGCTGACCGGCCTGGACGCCGAGGAGAACCAGGCCCGCCGGCTCCTCAACGACCTGGACGCGTACCGGGCGGAGAGCGACCTGATCGACGAGCAGCAGGCCGCGCACCGCTGGGTGACCGAGGTGTTCGAGCCGGTCGTCCGGGCGGTCCCCGGCCACCTGCGGCGCAAGCTGGAGCCGCAGGAGCTGTTCGCCCAGATCATCGAGCACAAGTGGCTGCTCTCCGAGCGAGCCGGGCGGGACGTCGGCATGGGGCCGGCGGTCCAGTCGTTCCTCAACGACGTGCTGGTGCACCGCCCAGACGAGCAGGCCGTGCTCGGCGTCGACGTCGCTGACGTCTGA
- the nagA gene encoding N-acetylglucosamine-6-phosphate deacetylase: MTQRVTGQVVTPTGVIRQGCVEVGDGRIRAVAEYPTVRDGHWILPGFVDMHTHGGGGHTFTTGDPDAARQAAAFHLRHGTTTLLASLVSSPFELMRTATTAFAPLVREGVLAGIHFEGPYLSTARCGAQNPEFLRDPSVEELTELIRLGEGAVRMVTLAPERDGALDAIRLLTAERVVAAVGHTDASHDQTRAAIAAGASVGTHLFNGMRPVHHREPGPVVALLSAPNVVCELVADGVHLHDGMLTFATSVAGPERTALITDAMAAAGMTDGEYELGGQAVTVTDGVARLTRDGSIAGSTLTMDAALRHAVAAGIAMSDATRMVATTPARALGLGDRLGALQTGLRADLVVLDEDLTVLRVMRNGEWLD; encoded by the coding sequence ATGACCCAACGGGTGACCGGCCAGGTCGTGACCCCGACCGGCGTGATCCGCCAGGGTTGCGTGGAGGTCGGCGACGGCCGGATCCGAGCGGTCGCCGAGTACCCGACGGTGCGCGACGGCCACTGGATCCTCCCCGGCTTCGTGGACATGCACACCCACGGCGGCGGCGGGCACACCTTCACCACCGGTGACCCGGACGCCGCCCGTCAGGCCGCCGCGTTCCACCTGCGGCACGGCACCACCACCCTGCTGGCCAGCCTGGTCAGCTCCCCGTTCGAGCTGATGCGTACGGCCACCACGGCGTTCGCCCCGCTGGTGCGGGAGGGGGTGCTCGCCGGAATCCACTTCGAGGGGCCGTACCTCTCCACGGCCCGGTGTGGGGCCCAGAACCCGGAGTTCCTCCGCGATCCCTCGGTCGAGGAGCTGACCGAGCTGATCCGGCTCGGCGAGGGCGCGGTCCGCATGGTCACCCTGGCCCCGGAACGCGACGGCGCGCTGGACGCGATCAGGCTGCTCACCGCCGAACGGGTGGTCGCGGCAGTCGGGCACACCGACGCCAGCCACGACCAGACCCGGGCGGCGATCGCCGCCGGAGCCAGCGTCGGCACCCACCTGTTCAACGGGATGCGCCCGGTGCACCACCGCGAGCCCGGCCCGGTGGTGGCCCTGCTCTCCGCGCCGAACGTGGTCTGCGAACTGGTCGCCGACGGGGTGCACCTGCACGACGGCATGCTCACCTTCGCCACCTCGGTCGCCGGCCCCGAGCGGACCGCCCTGATCACCGACGCGATGGCCGCCGCCGGAATGACCGACGGCGAGTACGAACTGGGCGGCCAGGCGGTCACCGTGACCGACGGGGTGGCCCGGCTGACCCGGGACGGCTCGATCGCCGGCAGCACCCTCACCATGGACGCGGCGCTGCGGCACGCGGTGGCCGCCGGCATCGCCATGTCCGACGCCACCCGGATGGTCGCCACCACCCCCGCCCGTGCGCTCGGCCTGGGCGACCGGCTCGGCGCGTTGCAGACCGGCCTACGCGCCGACCTGGTCGTCCTCGACGAGGACCTCACCGTGCTCCGGGTGATGCGCAACGGCGAGTGGCTCGACTGA
- a CDS encoding ROK family protein yields MTPAPPVAGRTGDPVVVALDVGGTGAKCALVRPDGTVVHAERHPTGAERGPDAVVGTILDVAEGLADRARADGLTPRALGVVVPGVIDEAAGVAVWSANVGFRDVPLRKLAVERLGLPTALGHDVRAGGLAEARLGAGRGTRHVLFVAVGTGIAAAHVVDGSAAVGAHGAAGEIGHILVRPCGPRCGCGRVGCLEAVASAAAIGRRYAELSGTPGSTAAEVVERAVAGEELAREVWSSAVEALADGLATGQALFDVQTIVLGGGLVRAGRHLFDPLRTALRERMTFHREPRLVAATLGDEAGCLGAALLALDSVEDR; encoded by the coding sequence GTGACCCCAGCACCGCCTGTCGCCGGCCGGACCGGCGATCCGGTGGTCGTCGCCCTCGACGTCGGCGGGACGGGGGCGAAGTGCGCCCTGGTCCGCCCGGACGGCACCGTCGTGCACGCCGAACGGCACCCGACCGGGGCCGAACGCGGCCCGGACGCGGTGGTCGGCACCATCCTGGACGTCGCCGAGGGACTCGCCGACCGGGCCCGCGCCGACGGGCTCACTCCCCGGGCACTCGGCGTCGTCGTACCCGGGGTCATCGACGAGGCCGCCGGGGTGGCGGTCTGGTCGGCGAACGTGGGCTTCCGGGACGTACCGCTGCGGAAGCTGGCGGTGGAGCGGCTCGGCCTGCCCACGGCGCTCGGCCACGACGTGCGCGCCGGAGGCCTGGCCGAGGCGCGGCTCGGCGCCGGACGCGGCACCCGGCACGTCCTCTTCGTCGCGGTCGGCACGGGTATCGCCGCCGCCCACGTGGTCGACGGTTCTGCCGCCGTCGGCGCGCACGGCGCCGCCGGGGAGATCGGCCACATCCTGGTACGCCCCTGCGGGCCGCGCTGCGGCTGCGGGCGGGTCGGTTGCCTGGAGGCGGTGGCCTCGGCCGCGGCGATCGGCCGTCGCTACGCGGAACTGTCCGGCACACCGGGAAGCACCGCCGCCGAGGTGGTCGAGCGGGCGGTGGCCGGCGAGGAGCTGGCCCGGGAGGTCTGGAGCAGCGCCGTCGAGGCCCTCGCCGACGGGCTCGCCACCGGCCAGGCGCTCTTCGACGTGCAGACCATCGTGCTCGGCGGCGGCCTGGTCCGGGCCGGCCGGCACCTGTTCGACCCGCTGCGTACCGCCCTGCGGGAGCGGATGACGTTCCACCGGGAACCGCGGCTGGTCGCCGCCACCCTCGGTGACGAGGCCGGCTGTCTCGGCGCGGCCCTACTCGCCCTCGACTCCGTGGAGGACCGATGA
- a CDS encoding SIS domain-containing protein yields the protein MAYVDMEIASQPDCWREAAELAPTVAARLPRPGERVAVVGCGTSWFMGSAYAARREAAGLGETDAFQASEFPTARRYDRLVAITRSGTTTEVTELLAAVRGHLPTTVIVGDPDSPATGLADAVVSLPFADERSVVQTRFATTALALLRAHLGDNVAALVADAEVAVRAPLPLDPTRIEQATFLGRGWTIGLAREAALKCREAATFWAEAYPAMDYRHGPISIAAPGRLVWAFGEIPDGLAEDVAATGAAFVHSRTNGCRTVLGRWAAGRNPVDPMADLILAQRFAVALATCRGLDPDAPRHLSRSVVLA from the coding sequence ATGGCGTACGTGGACATGGAGATCGCCAGCCAGCCGGACTGCTGGCGGGAGGCGGCGGAGCTGGCCCCGACCGTCGCCGCCCGACTCCCCCGCCCCGGCGAGCGGGTGGCCGTCGTCGGCTGCGGCACCTCCTGGTTCATGGGCAGCGCCTACGCGGCCCGCCGCGAGGCCGCCGGGCTGGGCGAGACCGACGCCTTCCAGGCCTCCGAGTTCCCCACCGCCCGCCGCTACGACCGGCTCGTCGCGATCACCCGGTCCGGCACCACCACCGAGGTCACCGAGCTGCTCGCCGCGGTACGCGGCCACCTGCCGACCACGGTGATCGTCGGTGACCCGGACTCCCCCGCGACCGGCCTCGCCGACGCCGTGGTCAGCCTGCCCTTCGCCGACGAGCGCTCGGTGGTGCAGACCCGGTTCGCCACCACCGCCCTGGCCCTGCTCCGCGCCCACCTCGGCGACAACGTGGCCGCGCTGGTCGCCGACGCCGAGGTGGCCGTCCGGGCGCCCCTGCCGCTCGACCCGACCCGGATCGAGCAGGCCACCTTCCTCGGTCGGGGCTGGACGATCGGCCTGGCCCGGGAAGCCGCGCTGAAGTGCCGGGAGGCGGCCACCTTCTGGGCCGAGGCGTACCCGGCGATGGACTACCGGCACGGACCGATCTCGATCGCCGCCCCCGGCCGGCTGGTCTGGGCGTTCGGCGAGATCCCAGACGGGCTCGCCGAGGACGTCGCCGCCACCGGCGCGGCCTTCGTGCACAGCCGCACCAACGGCTGCCGGACCGTGCTCGGCCGGTGGGCCGCCGGACGCAACCCGGTGGACCCGATGGCCGACCTGATCCTGGCCCAGCGCTTCGCGGTCGCGCTCGCCACCTGCCGGGGTCTCGACCCCGACGCACCCCGGCACCTGTCCCGCTCCGTGGTGCTCGCGTGA
- a CDS encoding DeoR/GlpR family DNA-binding transcription regulator, which yields MDRYARWNALLEMLTDDGRVSVEEAAERLDVSQATIRRDFDQLAQQQMITRTRGGAVANGVSYDLPLRYKTAKHSAEKQRIGAAAAALVSPGTVVGLNGGTTSTEVARALAVRPDLNTNAEGAQLTVVTNALNIANELLVRSRMKIVVAGGVVRPKSFELVGPLGGALLREVTLDVALLGVDAIDPQLGAAAHHEGEAAMNNLMVARARRVVIIADSSKLGGHAFARICPVDRVETLVTDSGADPGVVEEFRAAGVNVICA from the coding sequence GTGGACCGGTACGCCCGATGGAACGCCCTGCTGGAGATGTTGACTGACGACGGTCGAGTCAGCGTCGAGGAGGCGGCCGAACGGCTGGACGTCTCCCAGGCCACGATCCGCCGCGACTTCGACCAGCTCGCTCAGCAGCAGATGATCACCCGTACCCGGGGCGGGGCGGTCGCCAACGGAGTCTCGTACGACCTGCCGCTGCGGTACAAGACCGCCAAGCACTCGGCCGAGAAGCAGCGGATCGGGGCGGCCGCCGCCGCGCTGGTCTCGCCCGGCACCGTGGTCGGCCTCAACGGCGGCACCACCAGCACCGAGGTTGCCCGGGCCCTCGCCGTCCGGCCCGACCTGAACACCAACGCCGAGGGTGCCCAGCTCACCGTGGTCACCAACGCCCTGAACATCGCCAACGAACTGCTGGTCCGGTCCCGGATGAAGATCGTGGTGGCCGGCGGGGTGGTCCGCCCGAAGTCGTTCGAGCTGGTCGGCCCGCTGGGCGGGGCGCTGCTGCGCGAGGTCACCCTGGACGTCGCCCTGCTCGGGGTGGACGCGATCGACCCGCAGCTCGGGGCCGCCGCCCACCACGAGGGCGAGGCGGCGATGAACAACCTGATGGTGGCCCGGGCGCGGCGGGTCGTGATCATCGCGGACTCGTCCAAGCTGGGCGGCCACGCCTTCGCCCGGATCTGCCCGGTGGACCGGGTGGAGACGCTGGTCACCGACTCCGGGGCGGATCCCGGTGTGGTCGAGGAGTTCCGGGCCGCCGGGGTCAACGTCATCTGTGCCTGA
- a CDS encoding ABC transporter ATP-binding protein — MPAVLEIEGLRKTYKSRRRGERHALDGFDMRVEAGQVHGFLGPNGSGKTTTLRTLLGLIRPNAGRMALLGREVPAALPEVAGQVGAIVESPQFFPHFSARDTLSLLAGAGAVPRGRVDEVLELVGLRDRAGERVKTYSLGMKQRLAVASALLKEPKLLILDEPANGLDPGGIREMRTLMRDLAASGMTVVLSSHILGEIQLICDSVTIISLGRRVAFGPVDEVLARYSGGAVRVRLEAATDLPLAAETLRRSGVRVTGHDDHLMLAGVDKPATVTRLLAEHGLYVSELAPVTADLESVFLELTATAPVPGQHRQVDQSRKVGGTSTGGWGA, encoded by the coding sequence GTGCCCGCCGTCCTGGAGATCGAAGGTCTACGTAAGACGTACAAGAGCCGGCGGCGCGGCGAGCGGCACGCGCTGGACGGCTTCGACATGCGGGTCGAGGCCGGGCAGGTGCACGGCTTCCTCGGCCCGAACGGATCCGGCAAGACCACCACCCTCCGTACGCTGCTCGGCCTGATCCGGCCGAACGCCGGCCGGATGGCGCTGCTGGGCCGGGAGGTGCCGGCCGCGTTGCCCGAGGTGGCCGGCCAGGTCGGCGCGATCGTGGAGAGCCCGCAGTTCTTCCCGCACTTCTCCGCGCGGGACACCCTCTCGCTGCTCGCCGGGGCCGGGGCGGTCCCGCGCGGCCGGGTCGACGAGGTGCTGGAACTGGTCGGGCTCCGCGACCGGGCCGGCGAGCGGGTCAAGACGTACTCGCTGGGCATGAAGCAGCGCCTCGCGGTCGCGTCCGCGCTGCTCAAGGAGCCGAAGCTGCTGATCCTCGACGAGCCGGCCAACGGCCTCGACCCGGGCGGCATCCGGGAGATGCGCACGCTCATGCGCGACCTGGCCGCCTCCGGGATGACCGTGGTGCTCTCCAGCCACATCCTCGGCGAGATCCAGCTCATCTGTGACTCGGTCACCATCATCTCGTTGGGCCGCCGGGTCGCCTTTGGACCGGTCGACGAGGTGCTCGCCCGCTACTCGGGCGGTGCGGTCCGGGTCCGGTTGGAGGCGGCCACCGACCTGCCGCTCGCCGCCGAGACGCTGCGCCGGTCCGGTGTCCGGGTCACCGGACACGACGACCACCTGATGCTGGCCGGCGTCGACAAGCCGGCCACGGTGACCCGGCTGCTCGCCGAGCACGGCCTCTACGTCAGCGAGTTGGCCCCGGTCACGGCCGACCTGGAGAGCGTCTTCCTGGAGCTGACCGCCACCGCGCCGGTTCCCGGCCAGCACCGCCAGGTCGACCAGTCCCGCAAGGTCGGCGGCACCAGCACCGGAGGTTGGGGAGCATGA
- a CDS encoding ABC transporter permease subunit yields the protein MSLYVTELRRLGKRRFTRYMTLIGLLVLAAVAVGTFLTNQKIGPEQRASAERQAQAQYEEQVRYVERDRAECERLKAAGEPADGRFPDDCSTITPPPREAVEARWFLPSTFDFRESFGATLIPYAAILALIAFVVGASFVGAEWSTGGMMNLLLWRPRRLNVLLTKLAALLTGVTVVTLLGAAAWTAAFWAVGSYRGSTAGMTGGVWQSFALTGLRGFALVVVAAVVGFALASLGRHTAFALGGVLAIAVVGQFGLGVVLALADVKFPEAWLLPTYGLAWMGKEVELRNFEACNYSGMSGMSECAPDTLTITWQHSSALLAVGLVLALGAALWAMRRRDIA from the coding sequence ATGAGCCTGTACGTCACCGAGCTGCGCCGCCTCGGCAAGCGCCGCTTCACCCGGTACATGACCCTGATCGGTCTGCTGGTGCTGGCCGCCGTGGCGGTCGGCACGTTCCTCACCAACCAGAAGATCGGGCCGGAACAGCGGGCCTCCGCCGAGCGTCAGGCCCAGGCGCAGTACGAGGAACAGGTCCGCTACGTGGAGCGGGACCGGGCGGAGTGCGAACGGCTCAAGGCAGCCGGCGAGCCGGCCGACGGCCGTTTCCCCGACGACTGCTCGACCATCACCCCGCCACCCCGGGAAGCCGTCGAGGCCCGCTGGTTCCTCCCGTCGACCTTCGACTTCCGGGAGAGCTTCGGGGCGACGCTGATCCCGTACGCGGCGATCCTGGCGCTGATCGCCTTCGTGGTCGGCGCCTCCTTCGTCGGCGCCGAATGGAGCACCGGCGGCATGATGAACCTGCTGCTGTGGCGGCCGAGGCGGCTCAACGTACTGCTGACCAAGCTGGCGGCGCTGCTCACCGGGGTGACCGTGGTGACCCTGCTCGGCGCGGCAGCCTGGACGGCCGCGTTCTGGGCGGTCGGCAGCTACCGGGGCAGCACCGCTGGGATGACCGGCGGCGTCTGGCAGTCCTTCGCCCTCACCGGGCTGCGCGGCTTCGCCCTGGTGGTGGTGGCGGCAGTGGTCGGCTTCGCGCTGGCGTCGCTGGGTCGGCACACCGCCTTCGCCCTCGGCGGGGTGCTCGCGATCGCCGTCGTCGGCCAGTTTGGCCTCGGCGTGGTGCTGGCCCTGGCCGACGTGAAGTTCCCCGAGGCGTGGCTGCTCCCCACGTACGGGCTGGCCTGGATGGGCAAGGAAGTAGAACTACGGAACTTCGAGGCGTGCAACTACTCCGGGATGTCCGGGATGTCGGAGTGCGCGCCCGACACGCTCACCATCACGTGGCAGCACTCGTCGGCGCTGCTCGCCGTCGGGCTGGTGCTCGCGCTCGGTGCGGCCCTGTGGGCCATGCGTCGCCGCGACATCGCCTGA
- a CDS encoding DUF3263 domain-containing protein, with the protein MAQPGYPGNSRYGAARPAACPRSAMPPSAEPEVPAEPDAEAESAAEAAGTGEASGGADGLTERERQILAFERNWWRHAGAKEQAIRDTFGLSATRYYQLLNALLDNPAALAAEPLLVGRLRRLRFSRTRNRRR; encoded by the coding sequence CTGGCCCAGCCTGGCTACCCTGGGAATTCCCGGTACGGCGCCGCCCGGCCGGCCGCCTGCCCGAGGAGCGCCATGCCGCCGTCCGCCGAACCCGAGGTGCCGGCCGAGCCCGACGCGGAGGCCGAGTCGGCGGCGGAGGCCGCCGGAACTGGGGAGGCTTCAGGCGGGGCGGACGGGCTGACCGAGCGCGAGCGGCAGATCCTCGCCTTCGAGCGCAACTGGTGGCGGCACGCCGGAGCCAAGGAACAGGCCATCCGGGACACCTTCGGCCTCTCCGCGACCCGGTACTACCAGCTCCTCAACGCGCTGCTGGACAATCCGGCCGCGCTCGCCGCCGAGCCGCTGCTGGTCGGCCGGCTCCGCCGGCTGCGCTTCTCCCGGACCCGCAACCGCCGCCGCTGA